From Pontibacter actiniarum, a single genomic window includes:
- the dnaK gene encoding molecular chaperone DnaK → MGKIIGIDLGTTNSCVAVMEGNEPVVIPNSEGRRTTPSIVAFLDNGNGERKVGDPAKRQAITNPQNTIASIKRFMGHSYNEVSEEAKQVSYKVQQGSNNTVRVQIGDREYTPQEISAMVLQKMKATAEEYLGTSVTEAVITVPAYFNDAQRQATKEAGQIAGLEVKRIINEPTAAALAYGLDKKSVDQKIAVFDLGGGTFDISILELGDGVFEVLSTNGDTHLGGDDFDQVIINWLAEEFKKDEGLDLRKDPMALQRLKEAAEKAKIELSSSQETEINLPYIMPVDGVPKHLVRKLTRAKFEQLSDDLIRRSMEPCKKALQDAGLSTSDIDEVILVGGSTRIPKVQEEVEKFFGKKPSKGVNPDEVVAIGAAIQGGVLTGEVKDVLLLDVTPLSLGIETMGGVFTKLIESNTTIPTKKSETFSTASDNQPSVEIHVLQGERPMAKDNRTIGRFHLSDIPPAPRGVPQIEVIFDIDANGILHVTAKDKATGKEQKIRIEASSGLSEQEIEKMRKEAEANAEADKKAKEEIEKLNTADSMIFQTEKQLKEYGDKLSAGNKSNIENALAELKKAHEAKDVAGIDSAIENLNNAWSAASQEMYAATQGQGAPGAEAGGNGQAGGAQGAANDGGVTDVDYEEVDGNK, encoded by the coding sequence ATGGGAAAAATAATAGGTATTGACTTAGGTACTACAAACTCTTGCGTTGCCGTAATGGAAGGTAACGAACCGGTTGTTATACCTAACAGCGAGGGCCGCCGCACCACTCCGTCTATCGTAGCATTTCTGGATAACGGCAACGGCGAGCGCAAAGTGGGTGACCCAGCCAAGCGCCAGGCGATCACAAACCCACAGAACACCATTGCGTCTATCAAGCGCTTCATGGGCCACAGCTACAACGAGGTGAGCGAAGAGGCAAAGCAGGTGTCTTACAAAGTACAGCAGGGCAGCAACAACACCGTGCGCGTACAGATCGGCGACAGAGAGTACACGCCACAGGAGATCTCGGCCATGGTGCTTCAGAAAATGAAGGCCACTGCAGAGGAGTACCTGGGTACTTCTGTAACAGAAGCGGTTATTACCGTACCTGCTTACTTTAACGACGCACAGCGCCAGGCAACGAAAGAGGCCGGCCAGATTGCAGGCCTTGAAGTGAAGCGTATCATCAACGAGCCAACAGCAGCTGCGCTGGCTTACGGCCTGGATAAGAAGAGCGTAGACCAGAAGATCGCGGTGTTTGACCTTGGCGGTGGTACATTCGATATCTCAATCCTGGAGCTGGGTGACGGTGTGTTCGAAGTACTTTCCACAAACGGTGACACGCACCTGGGTGGTGACGACTTTGACCAGGTGATCATCAACTGGCTGGCAGAGGAGTTCAAGAAAGACGAAGGCCTGGACCTGCGTAAAGACCCAATGGCCCTACAGCGCCTGAAAGAAGCTGCTGAAAAGGCGAAGATTGAGCTTTCTTCTTCTCAGGAGACAGAGATCAACCTGCCGTACATTATGCCGGTAGACGGTGTGCCGAAACACCTGGTGCGCAAACTGACACGCGCCAAGTTCGAGCAGCTGTCTGACGACCTGATCCGCCGCTCTATGGAGCCGTGCAAGAAAGCGCTTCAGGACGCAGGCCTGTCTACTTCAGACATCGACGAGGTGATTCTGGTGGGTGGTTCTACCCGTATCCCGAAAGTGCAGGAAGAAGTAGAGAAGTTCTTCGGCAAGAAGCCTTCTAAAGGCGTGAACCCGGATGAGGTGGTTGCCATCGGTGCCGCTATCCAGGGTGGTGTGCTAACCGGTGAGGTAAAAGACGTGCTCCTGCTGGACGTAACGCCGCTTTCACTGGGTATCGAGACGATGGGCGGTGTGTTTACCAAACTGATTGAGTCAAACACAACCATCCCGACGAAGAAGTCAGAGACCTTCTCAACTGCTTCCGATAACCAGCCGTCTGTAGAGATTCACGTACTGCAGGGTGAGCGCCCAATGGCCAAGGATAACCGCACCATCGGTCGTTTCCACCTGTCTGATATTCCGCCGGCACCACGTGGCGTTCCTCAAATTGAAGTGATCTTCGATATTGATGCGAACGGTATCCTGCACGTAACTGCGAAGGATAAAGCCACTGGCAAAGAGCAGAAGATCCGCATTGAGGCTTCTTCTGGCCTGAGCGAGCAGGAAATCGAGAAAATGCGCAAAGAGGCAGAAGCCAACGCAGAGGCTGACAAGAAGGCCAAAGAAGAAATCGAGAAGCTGAACACAGCCGACTCTATGATCTTCCAGACCGAGAAGCAGCTGAAGGAGTATGGCGACAAGCTTTCCGCAGGCAACAAGTCGAACATCGAGAACGCACTGGCTGAGCTGAAGAAGGCCCACGAAGCGAAAGACGTGGCAGGCATCGACAGCGCCATTGAGAACCTGAACAACGCGTGGAGCGCTGCCTCTCAGGAGATGTACGCCGCGACGCAAGGCCAGGGTGCCCCAGGCGCCGAAGCCGGAGGCAACGGCCAGGCCGGTGGTGCGCAGGGCGCAGCCAACGACGGCGGTGTAACCGACGTGGACTACGAAGAAGTAGACGGCAACAAATAA
- a CDS encoding porin family protein — MKHLYATLLLLLTLAPAFAQQDFRKGFIVQNGDTLRGYIDYRGDRRNAQFATFKQTLQGPEQRFTPEDISAYGYEVEQKLFESKTILPASETEQAQRHFLKTLIKGKASLYQYRDAADEAHYYLSMENGPLLELTQTEYTRKDPKTGRTYNATNKVFVGTLGNAFADCPNLKEAQLKNLELKESSLAAITRQYNMCVAPASVQHEQKKVKSKLTVGPVAAFYSTSLNFTGDTYLRHAPFENNVNVGGGLAFNATLPKLNEKLSVQMELLYIASNHTATFTEEGQYGSSIAYDVSFDLAHLKLPVQLRYTLPRGLIQPYFNAGVVVGYAVKDANEVTKVNTLSGSTTYSHTYPAIPGNGTTDGFRSFMEGITAGAGLTYPLPTGTLSLEARYEANNGISSISGIKSIVSTVYVLVGYGF, encoded by the coding sequence ATGAAACACCTGTACGCAACTTTATTGCTTCTGCTTACCCTTGCTCCGGCCTTTGCGCAGCAGGACTTCCGAAAAGGCTTTATTGTGCAGAACGGCGACACGCTGCGCGGCTACATAGACTACCGCGGCGACAGGCGCAATGCACAGTTTGCTACCTTTAAGCAAACCCTTCAGGGCCCGGAACAACGCTTTACACCTGAAGACATCAGCGCCTACGGCTATGAGGTGGAGCAGAAACTGTTTGAGTCTAAGACCATACTGCCTGCCTCGGAGACGGAACAAGCGCAGAGGCACTTCCTTAAGACCCTGATAAAGGGCAAAGCCAGCCTATACCAATACCGTGATGCCGCTGACGAGGCCCACTACTACCTCTCTATGGAAAATGGTCCCCTGTTGGAGCTCACACAAACCGAGTACACCCGCAAAGACCCGAAAACAGGAAGAACCTATAATGCCACGAACAAGGTTTTTGTAGGCACGCTAGGCAACGCGTTCGCTGATTGCCCGAACCTGAAGGAAGCGCAGCTTAAGAACCTTGAACTTAAAGAGAGTTCGCTAGCAGCTATCACCCGCCAGTACAATATGTGTGTTGCCCCTGCCAGCGTCCAGCATGAGCAGAAAAAGGTAAAAAGTAAGCTGACAGTCGGCCCTGTGGCTGCTTTTTACAGCACCAGTTTAAACTTTACAGGAGATACTTACCTCCGCCACGCACCCTTCGAAAACAATGTAAATGTCGGGGGCGGTTTAGCCTTCAATGCGACCCTCCCGAAGCTGAACGAAAAGCTTTCAGTACAGATGGAGCTTCTGTACATAGCAAGTAACCACACGGCTACCTTTACAGAGGAAGGGCAGTACGGGAGCTCTATCGCCTACGATGTTTCGTTTGACCTGGCGCACCTTAAGCTTCCGGTCCAGCTCCGCTACACGCTTCCCCGTGGGCTTATACAGCCTTATTTTAATGCAGGGGTAGTGGTTGGGTATGCCGTAAAAGACGCCAACGAGGTAACAAAGGTTAACACCCTCAGCGGCTCTACCACCTACTCCCACACTTATCCGGCTATCCCAGGCAACGGCACAACCGACGGCTTTCGTAGCTTTATGGAAGGAATAACGGCGGGCGCCGGCCTAACTTACCCACTTCCGACAGGTACCCTTTCACTGGAGGCCCGATATGAGGCAAACAATGGTATATCATCGATCAGCGGCATAAAGTCAATAGTCAGCACCGTGTATGTACTGGTGGGATACGGCTTTTAA
- the purE gene encoding 5-(carboxyamino)imidazole ribonucleotide mutase, translating into MAEETTHSQALVGIIMGSQSDLKVMNAAAEILETLGVPYELTVVSAHRTPHRMFEYAENARKRGLKVIIAGAGGAAHLPGMVASLTTLPVIGVPVKSSNSIDGWDSVLSILQMPGGIPVATVALDGALNAGILAAEIIGTSSAAVADKLEKYKTSLKDKVMRSVEELKRGDRDLD; encoded by the coding sequence ATGGCCGAGGAAACGACACATTCACAAGCCCTAGTAGGCATCATCATGGGCAGCCAGTCTGACCTGAAAGTAATGAACGCTGCCGCTGAGATACTGGAAACGCTGGGCGTGCCCTACGAACTGACAGTGGTTTCGGCGCACCGCACGCCGCACCGCATGTTTGAGTACGCCGAGAACGCCCGTAAGCGCGGCCTGAAAGTAATTATCGCCGGAGCTGGCGGCGCGGCGCACTTGCCGGGTATGGTGGCCTCACTTACCACCCTGCCCGTGATTGGCGTGCCTGTTAAGTCCAGCAACTCCATTGACGGCTGGGATTCCGTGCTGTCTATCCTGCAGATGCCGGGCGGCATACCCGTGGCCACTGTGGCCCTTGATGGTGCCCTGAATGCCGGCATACTTGCCGCCGAGATCATCGGAACCAGCAGTGCCGCTGTGGCCGACAAGCTGGAGAAGTATAAAACCAGCCTCAAGGACAAGGTGATGCGCTCGGTGGAGGAGCTAAAAAGAGGGGACCGGGACCTAGATTAA
- a CDS encoding 5-(carboxyamino)imidazole ribonucleotide synthase, with the protein MKGEVKLGILGGGQLGRMLMQAGLDFNLYTLVLDPDENAPCKDICNEFYVGSFRDFDTVYEFGKNCDILTIEIEHVNADALEKLEQEGVKVYPDANTVRTIQDKGLQKEFYKKHSIPTSDFVLLKEKGELQQHTDFLPAFQKLRREGYDGRGVTRLTGEADFGKAFEEPSVLEKLVDFEKEISVIVARNARGEVTAFPVVELSFHPEHNLVDSLFAPANVPYKLQRLAIEIATRVIESFGMVGILAVEMFLTKDGQILVNEVAPRPHNSGHHTIKANYTSQYEQHLRAILNLPLGATDIQSAAVMLNLLGEPGYDGEAAYEGLQEALAVPGVYIHLYGKKYTRPARKMGHITVLGENIEEAQQRAEQIRNVIKVKA; encoded by the coding sequence ATGAAAGGAGAAGTAAAGCTAGGCATACTTGGCGGCGGCCAGCTGGGGCGCATGCTGATGCAGGCCGGGCTCGATTTTAACCTCTACACGCTGGTGCTGGACCCCGACGAGAATGCCCCGTGCAAAGACATCTGCAACGAGTTCTACGTAGGCAGCTTCCGCGATTTCGATACGGTGTATGAGTTCGGGAAGAACTGCGACATTCTCACGATTGAGATTGAGCACGTGAACGCCGACGCGCTGGAGAAACTCGAGCAGGAAGGCGTAAAAGTGTACCCCGACGCTAACACCGTGCGCACCATTCAGGATAAAGGGCTGCAGAAGGAGTTTTACAAAAAGCACAGCATCCCCACCTCCGATTTTGTACTGCTTAAGGAGAAGGGAGAGCTACAGCAGCATACGGACTTCCTGCCAGCCTTCCAGAAGCTGCGCCGCGAGGGCTACGATGGCCGCGGCGTGACCCGTTTAACCGGCGAGGCAGACTTCGGAAAGGCCTTTGAGGAGCCGTCGGTGCTGGAGAAACTGGTGGACTTTGAGAAGGAGATCTCTGTGATTGTGGCCCGCAATGCGCGTGGTGAGGTAACGGCTTTCCCGGTGGTAGAACTGAGCTTCCACCCGGAGCACAACCTGGTCGACTCCCTCTTTGCCCCGGCCAACGTGCCTTACAAGCTGCAGCGCCTGGCCATAGAGATTGCTACGCGCGTAATCGAGAGCTTCGGCATGGTGGGTATCCTTGCCGTGGAGATGTTCCTGACCAAAGACGGGCAGATACTGGTAAACGAGGTGGCGCCGCGTCCGCATAACAGCGGGCACCACACCATCAAAGCCAACTATACCTCGCAGTACGAGCAGCACCTGCGGGCCATCCTAAACCTGCCGCTGGGTGCTACCGATATCCAGAGCGCCGCCGTTATGCTGAACCTGCTGGGTGAGCCGGGCTACGACGGGGAGGCTGCCTATGAGGGGTTGCAGGAAGCGCTGGCGGTACCAGGCGTGTACATCCACCTGTACGGTAAAAAGTACACGCGCCCGGCCCGCAAAATGGGGCACATCACTGTGCTGGGAGAAAACATAGAAGAGGCGCAGCAGCGTGCCGAGCAAATCAGAAACGTAATAAAAGTAAAAGCATAA
- a CDS encoding MarC family NAAT transporter, translating into MEIILATLSALFSVVNPFGAMPVFLTLTQDDTAEQRNQQALKACLYMVGILAVFFLAGQYVLNFFGIRIHDLRIAGGLMIMRAGFELLSPGGSKKKIAPDVVEEGQQKEDISFTPLAMPMLSGPGAIAVSIGLFTTSLSYLDMVMILIGIILLAVVSYVILRFSHQLTRFMGKSGLAALSRIMGFIVLSIGVNFIVSALTALFFTE; encoded by the coding sequence ATGGAAATTATACTTGCCACGCTTTCTGCCCTCTTTTCAGTTGTAAACCCGTTTGGTGCCATGCCGGTGTTCCTTACCCTCACCCAGGACGATACCGCCGAGCAGCGCAACCAGCAGGCCCTGAAGGCATGTTTATACATGGTGGGCATTCTGGCAGTGTTTTTTCTGGCAGGCCAGTACGTGCTCAACTTCTTCGGCATCCGCATCCACGACCTGCGCATTGCGGGTGGCCTCATGATCATGCGCGCCGGCTTTGAGCTGCTCTCGCCGGGCGGCAGCAAAAAGAAAATCGCCCCGGATGTGGTGGAGGAAGGGCAGCAGAAGGAAGACATTTCCTTCACGCCGCTTGCCATGCCCATGCTTTCCGGCCCCGGCGCCATCGCCGTAAGTATAGGCCTGTTCACCACCTCGCTTTCTTACCTGGACATGGTCATGATCCTGATCGGCATTATACTGCTGGCGGTTGTCTCGTACGTTATCCTGCGCTTTTCGCACCAGCTTACGCGCTTTATGGGCAAGTCCGGTTTGGCGGCGCTTTCCCGCATCATGGGTTTTATTGTGCTTTCCATCGGGGTTAACTTTATTGTGTCAGCACTCACGGCCCTGTTCTTTACAGAGTAG
- a CDS encoding M16 family metallopeptidase gives MRHRLVALLLLLAFTVTTAMAQQGNQQNNILPYPIHQKQLDNGLNVVTVPYNSPGLAAFYIVVRAGSREEVEKGKTGFAHFFEHMMFRGTEKYSKEAYGDIMKAMGAAANANTSIDRTVYHMTGNAEMLDKMFEIEADRFQNLKYSVHDFKTEAGAVKGEYTKNSASPYQQLYEKLVSTAFKKHTYAHTTMGFFEDVVDMPNQYDYSLTFFDRFYRPEYATIVVVGDVTPERVNNLAQQYFGDWKRGSYKPDIATEPKQKETRYAHVKQEGFPPYLSLNFKGPAFSDKDKDLPALSILSTILFAENSDLYRKLVVNEQKARFIGGGPQFSRDPNLISVSASLLDAKDMQYVKDELMKALQDAKTKPIDAQKIEETKSRIKYSFAMSMDSPDAIANSLARFIWLSGNPESLNNIYKVYDSITAQDLMNAAKKYFVTETMTVGTIAPTEKSPVK, from the coding sequence ATGAGACACAGATTAGTCGCTCTGTTGCTGCTGCTGGCTTTTACCGTCACTACGGCAATGGCACAGCAAGGCAACCAGCAAAACAACATCCTGCCCTACCCTATCCACCAGAAACAGCTGGATAACGGCCTGAACGTGGTAACGGTGCCTTACAACAGCCCCGGCCTGGCCGCCTTCTATATTGTAGTGCGCGCCGGCTCACGCGAGGAAGTAGAGAAAGGCAAAACCGGCTTTGCGCACTTCTTTGAGCACATGATGTTCCGGGGTACCGAGAAGTACAGCAAGGAGGCCTACGGCGATATCATGAAAGCCATGGGGGCCGCCGCCAACGCCAACACCTCCATCGACCGCACCGTGTACCACATGACGGGCAATGCCGAGATGCTCGACAAGATGTTCGAGATTGAGGCCGACCGTTTCCAGAACCTGAAGTACAGCGTGCACGATTTTAAAACAGAGGCCGGCGCCGTGAAAGGCGAGTACACCAAGAACTCCGCCAGCCCCTACCAGCAGCTGTACGAGAAGCTGGTGAGCACCGCCTTTAAGAAACACACCTACGCCCACACCACCATGGGCTTTTTTGAGGACGTGGTAGACATGCCCAACCAGTACGACTACTCCCTCACCTTCTTCGACCGCTTCTACCGCCCGGAGTACGCCACTATCGTGGTGGTAGGCGATGTAACACCGGAGCGGGTAAACAACCTGGCGCAGCAGTACTTCGGCGACTGGAAGCGCGGCAGCTATAAGCCGGATATCGCCACGGAGCCGAAGCAGAAAGAAACCCGCTACGCGCACGTAAAGCAGGAAGGTTTCCCGCCTTACCTGAGCCTGAACTTCAAAGGCCCCGCTTTCTCCGACAAAGACAAAGACCTGCCGGCCCTGAGCATCCTCTCTACCATACTTTTCGCCGAAAACTCCGACCTGTACCGCAAGCTGGTGGTTAATGAGCAGAAGGCGCGTTTTATCGGTGGCGGCCCGCAGTTCTCCCGCGACCCGAACCTGATTTCCGTGTCTGCCTCGCTACTGGACGCAAAGGACATGCAGTATGTAAAGGATGAGCTGATGAAGGCCCTGCAGGATGCGAAAACAAAGCCGATAGATGCCCAAAAGATCGAGGAAACAAAGTCCCGCATCAAGTACAGCTTTGCCATGAGCATGGACAGCCCGGATGCGATTGCCAACTCCCTGGCCCGCTTTATCTGGCTCTCGGGCAATCCGGAGTCGCTCAACAACATCTACAAAGTATACGACAGCATCACGGCGCAGGACCTGATGAATGCCGCCAAGAAGTACTTCGTAACCGAGACGATGACGGTAGGCACGATCGCCCCAACGGAGAAGTCACCGGTAAAATAA
- a CDS encoding M16 family metallopeptidase, with protein MKKIAAYILPVALLAASCAKQPQASQPTNTQATATTTTATAAPFDANQAFGPGKVVELKQPESNKVIIKLMFKNGSMVDPADKKGLTYTTAQMVTESGTQEMPVAQIKDKIYPWAANYYANVDKEVTTFTFAVHQDFLDEFYPIVRGLLLQPAFAEDDFKRVKSNQQNFVDQVIRASSDEEYSKKALEDLLFRGTNYQHVVEGTSATVPNITLDDVKKHWQNYFTENNVLIGIAGNYSQDFLNKLKADVAQLSDVNPSIPNAAEPNKPDGVQVEIIKKSDALGSAIFTGTPMPVTRSADDFAALMVANSYLGEHRKSYGKLYDKIRTTRSMNYGDYSYIEWYDQGGSFQLPNPNVPRTSNYFALWIRPVQIAEGLKKQYAELDTIDVGHAHFALRLAIREVDNLIKNGMTQEEFELTRKFLRSYMKLYIQTTEKQLGFLMDSRFYGRQDYIEEMDRLLANLTVEDVNKAVKKYWQTDNMFITIVTDDSEAEPLKQALLNNTPSPMSYSNLVKEGLPQEVLAEDDVIANYRVNVKDVKIIDSKDTFR; from the coding sequence ATGAAAAAAATAGCTGCATACATACTGCCTGTCGCCTTGCTGGCCGCCTCGTGCGCCAAACAGCCGCAGGCATCCCAGCCAACCAACACCCAAGCAACTGCTACAACCACTACAGCCACAGCGGCTCCTTTTGATGCCAACCAGGCATTTGGCCCCGGCAAAGTGGTCGAGCTAAAGCAGCCGGAGTCGAATAAGGTGATCATCAAGCTGATGTTCAAAAACGGCTCTATGGTAGACCCTGCCGACAAAAAAGGCCTGACCTATACGACCGCCCAGATGGTCACGGAATCCGGTACGCAGGAAATGCCGGTTGCGCAGATCAAAGACAAGATCTACCCGTGGGCGGCCAACTACTACGCCAACGTAGACAAAGAGGTCACCACCTTTACCTTTGCCGTGCACCAGGATTTCCTGGACGAGTTCTACCCGATTGTGCGTGGCCTGCTTTTACAGCCTGCTTTTGCCGAGGACGACTTTAAGCGTGTAAAGTCTAACCAGCAGAACTTCGTGGACCAGGTAATCCGGGCTTCTTCGGATGAAGAGTACAGCAAAAAGGCGCTGGAAGACCTGCTGTTCCGGGGCACCAACTACCAGCATGTGGTAGAGGGAACCTCCGCCACCGTTCCCAACATCACCCTGGATGATGTAAAGAAGCACTGGCAGAACTACTTTACCGAAAACAACGTGCTGATCGGAATTGCCGGTAACTACAGCCAGGACTTCCTGAACAAGCTGAAGGCGGATGTGGCGCAGCTGTCGGATGTAAACCCTAGCATCCCGAACGCCGCTGAACCGAACAAGCCCGACGGCGTGCAGGTAGAGATCATCAAAAAGAGCGATGCTTTGGGCTCCGCCATTTTCACGGGCACCCCGATGCCCGTTACTCGCTCTGCCGATGACTTTGCAGCCCTGATGGTAGCCAACTCCTACTTAGGCGAGCACCGCAAAAGCTACGGCAAGCTGTACGACAAGATCCGCACGACCCGCTCCATGAACTACGGCGACTACTCCTACATTGAGTGGTACGACCAGGGCGGCTCCTTCCAGCTGCCCAACCCGAACGTGCCCCGCACCTCCAATTACTTTGCCCTTTGGATCAGGCCGGTGCAGATCGCCGAGGGCCTGAAAAAGCAGTATGCCGAGCTCGACACCATTGATGTGGGCCACGCGCACTTTGCGCTCCGTCTGGCCATCCGCGAAGTGGATAACCTGATCAAGAATGGCATGACGCAGGAGGAGTTTGAGCTGACGCGCAAGTTCCTGCGCTCTTACATGAAGCTCTACATCCAGACAACCGAGAAGCAACTGGGCTTCCTGATGGACTCCCGCTTCTACGGCCGCCAGGATTACATTGAGGAGATGGACCGCCTGCTGGCAAACCTGACGGTAGAGGACGTGAACAAGGCTGTGAAAAAGTATTGGCAGACCGACAACATGTTTATCACCATCGTAACCGACGACAGCGAGGCGGAGCCTCTGAAGCAGGCGCTGCTAAACAACACACCCTCGCCGATGAGCTACTCCAACCTGGTAAAGGAAGGGTTGCCACAGGAGGTATTGGCCGAAGACGATGTGATTGCCAACTACAGAGTGAATGTGAAGGACGTCAAGATAATCGACAGTAAAGACACCTTCCGCTAA